A window of Mangifera indica cultivar Alphonso chromosome 11, CATAS_Mindica_2.1, whole genome shotgun sequence contains these coding sequences:
- the LOC123228685 gene encoding kinesin-like protein KIN-4A isoform X1, whose product METGGGGGEDCCVKVAVHVRPLIGDERAHGCKDCVTVIPGKPQVQIGTHSFTFDHVYGSTGSPSSAMFEECIAPLVHGLFQGYNATVLAYGQTGSGKTYTMGTSSKDGCQTGIIPQVMNVLFNKIETLKHLTEFQLHVSFIEILKEEVQDLLDPTCLNKPETANGHAGKVTVPGKPLIQIRETSNGVITLAGSTEVSVSSLNEMAACLEQGSLSRATGSTNMNNQSSRSHAIFTITLEQMRKLNPIFPGESTPNESMNEEYLCAKLHLVDLAGSERAKRTGSDGLRFKEGVHINKGLLALGNVISALGDEKRRKEGVHVPYRDSKLTRLLQDSLGGNSRTVMIACISPADINAEETLNTLKYANRARNIQNKPVVNRDPMSSEMIKMRQQLQYLQAELCARGGSSSDEVQVLKERIAWLEAANEDLCRELHEYRSRCTVVDQRETDAQDGGPFLMKSDGLKRNLNSIRQTDYQMGETITGDSREIDEEVAKEWEHTVFQNSMDKELHELNRRLEEKESEMKLFGGIDTVALKQHFGKKIADLEDEKWAVQQERDRLLAEVENLAASSDGQRQKLQDVHAQKLKSLEAQILDLKKKQENQVQLLKQKQKSDEAAKRLQDEIQSIKAQKVQLQQRIKQEAEQFRQWKAFREKELLQLRKEGRRSEYERHRLQALNQRQKLVLQRKTEEAAMATKRLKELLESRKSSARDNSAISNGNGTNGLSNEKSLQRWLDHELEVMVNVHEVRFEYEKQSQVRAALGEELAVLKQVDDFASKGLSPPRGKNGFTRASSMSPNARMARISSLENMLSISSNSLVAMASQLSEAEERERAFTNRGHWNQLRSMGDAKNLLQYMFNSLADTRVKINLYVCNRCQLWEKEVETKEMKEQLKELVGLLRQSEVRRKEVEKELKLREQAVAIALASSASGNTHYSLKHSADVVSGPTSPVSAPAQKQLKYTPGIANGSMRESAAFIDHKRRMVPLGQLSMKKLVALGQGGKLWRWKRSHQQWLLQFKWKWQKPWRLSELIRHSDETMVRARPRPQGLPRAG is encoded by the exons ATGGAAactggtggtggtggtggagagGATTGTTGTGTGAAGGTTGCAGTTCACGTGCGGCCACTCATCGGCGATGAGCGTGCGCATGGTTGTAAAGATTGTGTCACTGTCATTCCTGGCAAGCCTCAG GTACAAATTGGGACCCATTCATTTACATTTGATCATGTATATGGGAGCACAGGTTCACCTTCATCTGCTATGTTTGAAGAATGTATTGCACCTCTTGTTCATGGTTTGTTCCAGGGGTATAATGCTACAGTGCTTGCTTATGGTCAG ACAGGATCTGGGAAAACATATACAATGGGCACCAGCTCCAAAGATGGATGCCAAACTGGAATAATTCCTCAAGTTATGAATGTTCtgtttaacaaaattgaaactttaaagCATCTGACTGAATTTCAGTTGCATGTTTCCTTCATTGAG ATTTTAAAAGAAGAAGTACAAGATTTGCTGGATCCCACTTGCTTGAACAAACCAGAAACTGCAAATGGGCATGCAGGAAAAGTAACTGTCCCTGGGAAACCACTAATACAAATCCGTGAAACATCAAATGGTGTTATTACACTGGCTGGATCTACTGAAGTTAGTGTTAGTTCACTAAATGAAATGGCTGCTTGTCTAGAGCAGGGATCATTGAGCAGGGCAACAGGGAGTACAAACATGAACAATCAGTCAAG TCGTTCACATGCAATATTTACAATCACCTTAGAGCAAATGCGTAAGCTTAATCCAATTTTCCCGGGTGAAAGCACTCCTAATGAGAGCATGAATGAAGAATATCTATGTGCCAAATTGCATTTAGTTGATCTTGCTGGATCTGAGAGGGCCAAAAGAACTGGTTCTGATGGTTTGCGTTTCAAGGAAG gAGTTCACATCAATAAGGGCCTTCTTGCACTTGGTAATGTAATCAGCGCACTTGGTGATGAAAAAAGACGCAAAGAAGGTGTACATGTTCCTTATCGTGACAGCAAACTTACTAGGCTTTTGCAG GATTCGCTTGGTGGTAACAGCAGAACTGTTATGAttg CCTGCATTAGCCCTGCTGACATTAATGCAGAGGAAACCCTCAACACGCTTAAATATGCAAATCGTGCACGAAATATCCAAAATAAGCCTGTT gTCAACCGAGATCCTATGTCTAGTGAGATGATAAAGATGCGCCAACAGCTACAGTATTTACAAGCTGAACTTTGTGCCCGTGGAGGATCTTCGTCGGATGAAGTACAG GTTCTGAAGGAAAGGATTGCTTGGCTTGAAGCTGCTAATGAAGATctttgccgagaactccatgaataCCGCAGTAGATGTACTGTTGTAGATCAGCGCGAAACAGATGCTCAA GATGGTGGTCCATTTCTTATGAAAAGTGACGGGCTTAAAAGAAACTTGAATAGTATTCGACAAACTGATTATCAAATGGGTGAAACTATTACAG GTGATTCCAGGGAAATCGATGAAGAAGTCGCAAAGGAGTGGGAGCACACAGTTTTTCAGAATTCTATGGACAAAGAGCTCCATGAGTTGAATAGACGGTTAGAGGAGAAAGAG TCAGAGATGAAACTTTTTGGTGGAATTGATACTGTAGCACTCAAGCAACATTTCGGGAAGAAAATAGCAGATTTGGAGGATGAAAAATGGGCTGTGCAG CAAGAAAGAGATCGTTTGTTGGCTGAAGTTGAAAATCTTGCTGCTAGTTCTGACGGGCAAAGGCAAAAATTGCAAGATGTCCATGCCCAGAAATTAAAATCACTCGAGGCACAG ATTCTGGATCTcaagaaaaaacaagagaatCAAGTCCAACTTTTAAAGCAGAAACAAAAGAGTGATGAGGCAGCAAAGCGCTTGCAAGATGAAATTCAATCTATAAAGGCTCAAAAG GTTCAACTGCAGCAAAGGATAAAACAAGAGGCAGAACAATTTCGTCAGTGGAAAGCCTTTCGAGAGAAGGAACTCTTGCAG TTGCGGAAGGAGGGAAGAAGAAGCGAGTATGAAAGGCATAGATTGCAAGCTTTGAATCAACGCCAGAAATTG GTTCTTCAAAGAAAGACAGAAGAGGCTGCAATGGCCACCAAGAGGCTAAAAGAGTTGCTTGAATCACGTAAATCTTCTGCCAGAGACAATTCCG CTATAAGCAATGGAAATGGAACAAATGGGCTG AGCAATGAGAAATCCTTACAACGTTGGCTGGATCATGAGCTAGAAGTCATGGTGAATGTGCATGAAGTTCGTTTTGAATACGAGAAGCAAAGCCAAGT GCGAGCTGCACTGGGAGAAGAGTTGGCTGTGCTGAAGCAAGTGGATGACTTTGCTTCAAAGGGACTTAGTCCTCCGAGGGGGAAAAATGGGTTTACTAG AGCATCCTCCATGTCACCAAACGCGAGAATGGCTAGAATATCTTCACTTGAGAACATGTTGAGTATATCATCAAATTCACTTGTGGCAATGGCTTCACAACTTTCAGAAGCAGAAGAGCGGGAGCGAGCCTTCACTAACCGTGGACATTGGAATCAGTTGCGTTCAATGGGAGATGCAAAGAATTTGCTTCAGTACATGTTCAATTCCCTTGCTGATACAAG AGTCAAAATAAATCTGTATGTTTGCAATAGGTGCCAACTGTGGGAGAAAGAAGTAGAAACTAAGGAAATGAAAGAGCAGCTTAAAGAACTTGTTGGTCTGTTGCGACAGAGTGAGGTACGAAGAAAGGAAGTagaaaaggaattaaaattgagGGAGCAAGCTGTAGCAATTGCACTAGCTTCATCAGCTTCG GGGAACACACACTATTCACTGAAACACTCTGCTGACGTTGTGAGTGGTCCTACATCTCCAGTGTCTGCGCCAGCACAGAAACAGTTGAAATATACACCAGGCATTGCTAATGGTTCAATGAGAGAGTCAGCAGCATTCATAGATCATAAGCGAAGG ATGGTACCACTTGGGCAACTGTCAATGAAAAAATTAGTAGCTCTAGGACAAGGTGGGAAGCTATGGAGGTGGAAGAGAAGCCACCAGCAATGGCTTTTACAATTTAAATGGAAATGGCAGAAGCCGTGGAGACTCTCTGAGTTGATCAGGCATAGTGATGAAACAATGGTCAGGGCAAGGCCTCGTCCACAGGGCCTGCCACGAGCAGGTTGA
- the LOC123229628 gene encoding uncharacterized protein At4g06744-like — MRTPLYYALLAFLIVLATAHQTTDRETLEFVIHSKDRALRKGCNHKDNQNTMVCPQPTTSLEQEVLQFADERLGLVYPVIQNFKSTITSDPLGIVKTWVGSDICSYKGFFCESPPDNKTAKAVASVDFNGFQLGAPTLDRFLDQLPVIALFHANSNNFAGTLSSKIVNLQYLYELDISNNQFSGPFPTAVLGMTCLEFLDIRFNHFAGSVPQIFTLNLDFLFINNNNFMQKFSDNIGSTHIIFLTLANNKFNGPLPRSIFKSFSDFCEVLFLSDELIGCFPYEIGFLKEATVIDLSNNQLTGLLPFSLACIQKVEQLNFTDNLLYGTVPEVVCELCNLVNFSLSDNYFTNAGPLCRILIERGVLEFRNNCIPDLPFQRSVLECADFFAYPQICPRMWSYAYIPCIKHIPEMVPSP; from the coding sequence ATGAGAACGCCTCTCTACTACGCCCTCTTAGCTTTTCTAATTGTCCTCGCCACAGCTCATCAGACGACTGACAGAGAAACATTAGAATTTGTTATTCATAGCAAAGATAGAGCTCTAAGAAAAGGTTGCAATCATAAAGATAATCAAAATACAATGGTATGTCCACAGCCAACAACTTCTCTTGAGCAAGAAGTCTTACAATTTGCTGATGAAAGACTCGGCCTAGTGTACCCTGTTATACAAAACTTCAAGTCCACAATCACATCTGATCCTCTGGGCATcgtcaaaacttgggtgggctCAGATATATGTAGTTACAAAGGGTTCTTTTGCGAGAGCCCCCCAGACAACAAAACTGCTAAAGCTGTGGCCTCCGTTGACTTCAATGGCTTCCAACTTGGCGCCCCTACTCTTGATAGGTTTCTTGATCAGCTACCAGTTATTGCGCTCTTCCATGCAAATTCCAACAACTTTGCTGGTACTCTCTCTTCCAAAATTGTTAACCTTCAGTATCTCTACGAGCTGGATATAAGCAACAACCAATTTTCAGGTCCATTTCCTACTGCTGTTCTTGGCATGACTTGTCTAGAATTCTTGGACATTCGGTTCAATCATTTTGCTGGTTCAGTCCCTCAAATATTTACTCTAAATCTTGACTTTCTATTCATTAACAACAACAATTTCATGCAGAAGTTCTCTGATAATATAGGCAGCACGCATATTATCTTTCTTACCTTGGCCAATAACAAATTTAACGGCCCACTTCCCAGAAGCATATTCAAATCTTTTTCCGATTTTTGTGAGGTTTTGTTCTTAAGCGACGAGCTAATAGGTTGTTTTCCTTATGAGATAGGGTTCCTCAAAGAGGCCACAGTGATTGATCTTAGCAACAATCAGCTAACAGGCCTGCTGCCATTCTCATTGGCTTGTATACAGAAGGTGGAGCAGCTCAACTTCACCGATAATCTTTTGTATGGCACGGTGCCAGAGGTGGTGTGTGAGCTCTGTAATCTGGTGAATTTCTCTTTGTcagataattattttactaatgcAGGTCCTCTGTGTAGAATTTTGATTGAAAGAGGAGTGTTGGAATTTAGGAACAACTGTATTCCTGATCTTCCTTTCCAAAGATCAGTTCTTGAATGTGCAGACTTCTTTGCTTACCCACAAATCTGTCCTCGTATGTGGTCTTACGCTTATATTCCTTGTATAAAACACATTCCAGAAATGGTTCCCTCTCCTTGA
- the LOC123228686 gene encoding uncharacterized protein LOC123228686 has protein sequence MTDDMDHRTDVEMIETETVTATQPHQNQNDVARELLTFARQLINQGKHSQALQAVVMAMRTKGGEEAVFQSLHRARELYRSRQQENTAVGQLAALFAECAIAEAQPLNVAVEPPPCSDVPPSVAADADGTSILAETGRMQIVLDAFSDGSSFICLQCGGLVSNHRKDEHYAYWCCKL, from the exons ATGACAGATGACATGGATCATCGAACGGACGTCGAGATGATTGAAACAGAGACCGTCACAGCAACTCAGCCGCATCAGAACCAAAACGACGTTGCAAGGGAGTTGCTCACATTCGCTCGCCAGCTCATTAATCAGGGCAAGCATTCTCAGGCGCTGCAGGCG GTGGTGATGGCCATGAGAACCAAAGGTGGAGAGGAAGCTGTGTTTCAGTCTCTTCACCGAGCTCGTGAGCTGTACCGAAGCAGGCAGCAAGAAAACACAGCCGTAGGTCAGCTGGCTGCCTTGTTTGCCGAGTGTGCGATTGCTGAAGCTCAGCCTTTAAATGTTGCAGTTGAACCGCCACCATGTAGTGATGTTCCTCCATCAGTTGCTGCTGATGCTGATGGAACTTCTATTCTCGCTGAAACTGGTCGAATGCAAATTGTGTTGGATGCATTCTCAGATGGAAGCAGCTTCATCTGTTTACAATGTGGAGGTCTCGTCAGTAACCATCGCAAAGATGAGCATTATGCGTACTGGTGTTGCAAACTCTGA
- the LOC123229002 gene encoding probable inactive receptor kinase At5g67200: protein MSMRSKQSQQKKLSFLSNALVLLSFCSAACSIHAANLLLPSDAKSLLAFKSTADLRNSLSFSQNSTLPFCLWQGVICYQQKVVRLVLESLDLGGVFPPDSLSKLDQLRVLSLQNNSLTGPIPDLSRLINLKSLFLDHNFFTGTFPPSISFLYRLKTLDLSRNNLTGQIPKGLTSLDRLYSLRLDLNRLNGSIPPLNQSSLQTFNVSGNNLTGAIPVTSTLSRFGISSFLFNPGLCGEIIHKDCRPSPSFFGPSTAVTAAPPPAIVIGQTAQIRGVECTQSRPTKHKRTAVIIGFSTGVFVLIASLLCFVMAVKKQNQKNSSKSTAMMASDDAVATAQAAAMIQIEQENELEEKVKRVKGMQVAKSGNLVFCVGEAHLYTLDQLMRGSAELLGRGTMGTTYKAVLDNRLIVCVKRLDGSKLANTSKEMYEEHMESVGGLRHPNLVPLRAYFQAKEERLLIYDYQPNGSLFSLIHGSRSTRAKSLHWTSCLKIAEDVAQGLCYIHQAWRLVHGNLKSSNVLLGPDFEACLADYCLQALSNSTPEDDPANLPYKAPETRINASQQVTAKADVYAFGVLLVELLTGKPPSQHPSLMPDDMMNWVRSQREDESEENDRLGMLMEVAVGCILTSPEQRPTMWQVLKMLQQVKEAVLTEDGELDPQTTGMA from the exons ATGTCTATGAGAAGTAAACAATCTCAACAGAAGAAGTTGTCTTTCCTATCAAATGCTCTTGTTTTACTATCATTCTGTTCTGCCGCTTGTTCTATACATGCAGCTAACTTGTTACTACCGTCTGATGCAAAATCGCTTTTAGCATTCAAATCCACAGCCGATTTGAGGAACAGCCTTTCATTTTCTCAAAACTCAACCCTCCCTTTCTGTCTGTGGCAAGGAGTCATATGTTATCAACAAAAGGTAGTTCGCCTGGTTCTCGAAAGCTTAGATCTTGGTGGCGTTTTCCCACCCGACTCATTGTCTAAACTTGACCAGCTCCGAGTCTTGAGCCTACAGAACAACTCACTCACTGGACCCATTCCTGATCTTTCCAGGCTTATCAATCTCAAATCTCTCTTTCTTGATCATAATTTCTTCACTGGTACTTTTCCTCCATCAATCTCGTTCCTTTATCGCCTAAAAACCTTGGATTTGTCTCGCAACAACCTCACTGGACAAATACCAAAAGGCTTAACTTCCCTTGACCGGTTGTATTCTCTGCGTCTTGATTTGAACCGGCTTAACGGTTCGATTCCTCCTCTGAATCAGTCCTCCCTTCAAACATTCAATGTTTCAGGAAACAACCTGACTGGGGCCATACCAGTAACATCAACATTATCACGTTTTGGTATCTCCTCGTTTTTATTTAACCCTGGGTTATGTGGCGAAATCATACACAAAGATTGCCGGCCAAGCCCGTCCTTTTTTGGTCCATCGACGGCTGTGACGGCGGCACCCCCTCCGGCTATTGTTATTGGGCAAACTGCACAAATACGCGGCGTTGAGTGCACTCAATCCAGGCCAACGAAGCACAAGAGAACCGCAGTGATTATTGGTTTTTCAACCGgggtttttgttttaatagCTTCACTCCTGTGCTTTGTAATGGCCGTGAAGAAACAGAATCAGAAAAACTCTAGCAAATCAACAGCTATGATGGCTTCTGATGATGCTGTGGCAACTGCTCAAGCAGCAGCTATGATTCAGATTGAACAAGAGAATGAGTTGGAAGAGAAGGTGAAGAGAGTTAAAGGAATGCAAGTGGCAAAGAGTGGAAATTTAGTATTCTGTGTGGGTGAGGCGCACTTGTATACGCTGGACCAGCTGATGAGAGGCTCTGCTGAGTTGCTAGGTAGGGGAACGATGGGGACCACTTACAAAGCAGTATTGGATAACCGTCTGATTGTTTGTGTGAAGAGGCTTGATGGTAGTAAACTAGCAAATACAAGCAAAGAAATGTATGAGGAGCACATGGAATCAGTGGGTGGACTGAGGCATCCAAATCTTGTTCCTCTCAGGGCATACTTTCAGGCCAAGGAAGAGAGGCTGCTTATATATGATTATCAGCCCAATGGCAGCCTCTTCTCCCTCATACACG GATCAAGATCAACAAGAGCAAAATCACTTCATTGGACTTCATGCCTAAAAATAGCAGAGGATGTAGCACAAGGACTCTGTTATATCCACCAAGCATGGAGGCTAGTCCATGGCAACCTCAAGTCCTCAAACGTTCTTCTTGGTCCTGATTTCGAGGCCTGTCTTGCTGACTATTGCCTTCAAGCTTTATCCAATTCAACTCCAGAAGATGACCCAGCTAACCTACCATATAAAGCCCCTGAAACCCGCATTAATGCAAGTCAACAAGTGACTGCAAAGGCAGATGTTTATGCATTTGGGGTTTTGTTGGTAGAACTTTTAACAGGAAAACCACCATCGCAGCACCCATCTCTGATGCCTGATGATATGATGAACTGGGTTAGATCACAAAGGGAAGACGAAAGTGAAGAAAATGATAGGTTAGGTATGCTTATGGAGGTGGCCGTCGGTTGTATATTAACATCCCCGGAGCAAAGGCCCACTATGTGGCAAGTGTTGAAGATGTTACAGCAGGTTAAAGAGGCTGTGTTAACGGAAGATGGTGAATTGGACCCACAAACTACTGGAATGGCctag
- the LOC123228685 gene encoding kinesin-like protein KIN-4A isoform X2, producing METGGGGGEDCCVKVAVHVRPLIGDERAHGCKDCVTVIPGKPQVQIGTHSFTFDHVYGSTGSPSSAMFEECIAPLVHGLFQGYNATVLAYGQTGSGKTYTMGTSSKDGCQTGIIPQVMNVLFNKIETLKHLTEFQLHVSFIEILKEEVQDLLDPTCLNKPETANGHAGKVTVPGKPLIQIRETSNGVITLAGSTEVSVSSLNEMAACLEQGSLSRATGSTNMNNQSSRSHAIFTITLEQMRKLNPIFPGESTPNESMNEEYLCAKLHLVDLAGSERAKRTGSDGLRFKEGVHINKGLLALGNVISALGDEKRRKEGVHVPYRDSKLTRLLQDSLGGNSRTVMIACISPADINAEETLNTLKYANRARNIQNKPVVNRDPMSSEMIKMRQQLQYLQAELCARGGSSSDEVQVLKERIAWLEAANEDLCRELHEYRSRCTVVDQRETDAQDGGPFLMKSDGLKRNLNSIRQTDYQMGETITGDSREIDEEVAKEWEHTVFQNSMDKELHELNRRLEEKESEMKLFGGIDTVALKQHFGKKIADLEDEKWAVQQERDRLLAEVENLAASSDGQRQKLQDVHAQKLKSLEAQILDLKKKQENQVQLLKQKQKSDEAAKRLQDEIQSIKAQKVQLQQRIKQEAEQFRQWKAFREKELLQLRKEGRRSEYERHRLQALNQRQKLVLQRKTEEAAMATKRLKELLESRKSSARDNSAISNGNGTNGLSNEKSLQRWLDHELEVMVNVHEVRFEYEKQSQVRAALGEELAVLKQVDDFASKGLSPPRGKNGFTRASSMSPNARMARISSLENMLSISSNSLVAMASQLSEAEERERAFTNRGHWNQLRSMGDAKNLLQYMFNSLADTRCQLWEKEVETKEMKEQLKELVGLLRQSEVRRKEVEKELKLREQAVAIALASSASGNTHYSLKHSADVVSGPTSPVSAPAQKQLKYTPGIANGSMRESAAFIDHKRRMVPLGQLSMKKLVALGQGGKLWRWKRSHQQWLLQFKWKWQKPWRLSELIRHSDETMVRARPRPQGLPRAG from the exons ATGGAAactggtggtggtggtggagagGATTGTTGTGTGAAGGTTGCAGTTCACGTGCGGCCACTCATCGGCGATGAGCGTGCGCATGGTTGTAAAGATTGTGTCACTGTCATTCCTGGCAAGCCTCAG GTACAAATTGGGACCCATTCATTTACATTTGATCATGTATATGGGAGCACAGGTTCACCTTCATCTGCTATGTTTGAAGAATGTATTGCACCTCTTGTTCATGGTTTGTTCCAGGGGTATAATGCTACAGTGCTTGCTTATGGTCAG ACAGGATCTGGGAAAACATATACAATGGGCACCAGCTCCAAAGATGGATGCCAAACTGGAATAATTCCTCAAGTTATGAATGTTCtgtttaacaaaattgaaactttaaagCATCTGACTGAATTTCAGTTGCATGTTTCCTTCATTGAG ATTTTAAAAGAAGAAGTACAAGATTTGCTGGATCCCACTTGCTTGAACAAACCAGAAACTGCAAATGGGCATGCAGGAAAAGTAACTGTCCCTGGGAAACCACTAATACAAATCCGTGAAACATCAAATGGTGTTATTACACTGGCTGGATCTACTGAAGTTAGTGTTAGTTCACTAAATGAAATGGCTGCTTGTCTAGAGCAGGGATCATTGAGCAGGGCAACAGGGAGTACAAACATGAACAATCAGTCAAG TCGTTCACATGCAATATTTACAATCACCTTAGAGCAAATGCGTAAGCTTAATCCAATTTTCCCGGGTGAAAGCACTCCTAATGAGAGCATGAATGAAGAATATCTATGTGCCAAATTGCATTTAGTTGATCTTGCTGGATCTGAGAGGGCCAAAAGAACTGGTTCTGATGGTTTGCGTTTCAAGGAAG gAGTTCACATCAATAAGGGCCTTCTTGCACTTGGTAATGTAATCAGCGCACTTGGTGATGAAAAAAGACGCAAAGAAGGTGTACATGTTCCTTATCGTGACAGCAAACTTACTAGGCTTTTGCAG GATTCGCTTGGTGGTAACAGCAGAACTGTTATGAttg CCTGCATTAGCCCTGCTGACATTAATGCAGAGGAAACCCTCAACACGCTTAAATATGCAAATCGTGCACGAAATATCCAAAATAAGCCTGTT gTCAACCGAGATCCTATGTCTAGTGAGATGATAAAGATGCGCCAACAGCTACAGTATTTACAAGCTGAACTTTGTGCCCGTGGAGGATCTTCGTCGGATGAAGTACAG GTTCTGAAGGAAAGGATTGCTTGGCTTGAAGCTGCTAATGAAGATctttgccgagaactccatgaataCCGCAGTAGATGTACTGTTGTAGATCAGCGCGAAACAGATGCTCAA GATGGTGGTCCATTTCTTATGAAAAGTGACGGGCTTAAAAGAAACTTGAATAGTATTCGACAAACTGATTATCAAATGGGTGAAACTATTACAG GTGATTCCAGGGAAATCGATGAAGAAGTCGCAAAGGAGTGGGAGCACACAGTTTTTCAGAATTCTATGGACAAAGAGCTCCATGAGTTGAATAGACGGTTAGAGGAGAAAGAG TCAGAGATGAAACTTTTTGGTGGAATTGATACTGTAGCACTCAAGCAACATTTCGGGAAGAAAATAGCAGATTTGGAGGATGAAAAATGGGCTGTGCAG CAAGAAAGAGATCGTTTGTTGGCTGAAGTTGAAAATCTTGCTGCTAGTTCTGACGGGCAAAGGCAAAAATTGCAAGATGTCCATGCCCAGAAATTAAAATCACTCGAGGCACAG ATTCTGGATCTcaagaaaaaacaagagaatCAAGTCCAACTTTTAAAGCAGAAACAAAAGAGTGATGAGGCAGCAAAGCGCTTGCAAGATGAAATTCAATCTATAAAGGCTCAAAAG GTTCAACTGCAGCAAAGGATAAAACAAGAGGCAGAACAATTTCGTCAGTGGAAAGCCTTTCGAGAGAAGGAACTCTTGCAG TTGCGGAAGGAGGGAAGAAGAAGCGAGTATGAAAGGCATAGATTGCAAGCTTTGAATCAACGCCAGAAATTG GTTCTTCAAAGAAAGACAGAAGAGGCTGCAATGGCCACCAAGAGGCTAAAAGAGTTGCTTGAATCACGTAAATCTTCTGCCAGAGACAATTCCG CTATAAGCAATGGAAATGGAACAAATGGGCTG AGCAATGAGAAATCCTTACAACGTTGGCTGGATCATGAGCTAGAAGTCATGGTGAATGTGCATGAAGTTCGTTTTGAATACGAGAAGCAAAGCCAAGT GCGAGCTGCACTGGGAGAAGAGTTGGCTGTGCTGAAGCAAGTGGATGACTTTGCTTCAAAGGGACTTAGTCCTCCGAGGGGGAAAAATGGGTTTACTAG AGCATCCTCCATGTCACCAAACGCGAGAATGGCTAGAATATCTTCACTTGAGAACATGTTGAGTATATCATCAAATTCACTTGTGGCAATGGCTTCACAACTTTCAGAAGCAGAAGAGCGGGAGCGAGCCTTCACTAACCGTGGACATTGGAATCAGTTGCGTTCAATGGGAGATGCAAAGAATTTGCTTCAGTACATGTTCAATTCCCTTGCTGATACAAG GTGCCAACTGTGGGAGAAAGAAGTAGAAACTAAGGAAATGAAAGAGCAGCTTAAAGAACTTGTTGGTCTGTTGCGACAGAGTGAGGTACGAAGAAAGGAAGTagaaaaggaattaaaattgagGGAGCAAGCTGTAGCAATTGCACTAGCTTCATCAGCTTCG GGGAACACACACTATTCACTGAAACACTCTGCTGACGTTGTGAGTGGTCCTACATCTCCAGTGTCTGCGCCAGCACAGAAACAGTTGAAATATACACCAGGCATTGCTAATGGTTCAATGAGAGAGTCAGCAGCATTCATAGATCATAAGCGAAGG ATGGTACCACTTGGGCAACTGTCAATGAAAAAATTAGTAGCTCTAGGACAAGGTGGGAAGCTATGGAGGTGGAAGAGAAGCCACCAGCAATGGCTTTTACAATTTAAATGGAAATGGCAGAAGCCGTGGAGACTCTCTGAGTTGATCAGGCATAGTGATGAAACAATGGTCAGGGCAAGGCCTCGTCCACAGGGCCTGCCACGAGCAGGTTGA